One Helianthus annuus cultivar XRQ/B chromosome 12, HanXRQr2.0-SUNRISE, whole genome shotgun sequence genomic region harbors:
- the LOC118485048 gene encoding uncharacterized protein LOC118485048 produces the protein MDFSFEIHEMSQMNIDFEVGTQTQKMMDYCNTPAQLSPSVFYDTAHEQQLEASRANKKNLLKKMKANVKKYLKMVKDVQEMNNLVSEAKTKCFWEPEVMKACKEWDQTLQNNPICVPPDPVQEHETAASPVHQEPETPACEVHHEVTTNEEGREDEEAQKVISTVLVQMASEGILQPDDGGVTDTLIANIQTVKPGVYAYQTTAKETGENETVVEETVNLAESTQKVQEEVPEKDPQQLDTDVEVEKEKEPECPQVTAEELHSVELVLSIGPTLEEDKGKKQTKGRKTTKPKQVPKQVIPKGLNELLYKTIEQAKTRDEKRCADLGDKYCSPYCNRVVNMHEALLNQELSVIRFTFATFADLQEEFYRSKTEVATFKAVFESFYREQYVASNGIYAFVDILNLEEKKRDRKSSPHRFFLYSTMMPDIFYDEEKYTDNQRLKIFASNFKDMLLRYEVKKLDSVDLVFIPVLQGDHFYVLCFNLKSDKIELIDNSAAEQNFKDRYKGLPDTL, from the exons atggatttcagTTTTGAAATTCATGAAATGTCTCAGATGAACATTGACTTTGAAGTTGGAACGCAGACACAGAAAATGATGGATTATTGCAACACTCCTGCTCAACTTTCACCATCGGTATTCTACGACACAGCCCACGAACAACAACTAGAGGCTTCGAGAGCAAACAAAAAG AATCTGTTGAAAAAGATGAAAGCAAATGTCAAAAAATACCTTAAAATGGTTAAAGATGTTCAAGAGATGAACAACTTAGTGTCAGAAGCAAAAACTAAGTGTTTTTGGGAACCAGAGGTTATGAAGGCTTGTAAGGAGTGGGATCAGACGCTTCAGAATAATCCCATTTGTGTGCCACCTGATCCGGTTCAAGAGCATGAAACTGCAGCCTCTCCTGTTCATCAAGAACCTGAAACCCCAGCTTGTGAAGTTCATCATGAAGTTACTACAAACGAAGAAGGTAGAGAGGATGAAGAAGCTCAAAAAGTAATATCAACAGTTTTGGTACAAATGGCATCAGAAG GTATACTGCAACCAGATGATGGAGGAGTCACAGACACCCTTATTGCAAACATTCAAACTGTGAAACCGGGTGTATATGCTTACCAAACAACTGCCAAGG AAACTGGTGAAAACGAAACTGTTGTCGAAGAGACAGTGAACTTGGCAGAATCTACACAAAAAGTCCAGGAAGAAGTGCCAGAAAAAGACCCTCAACAACTCGATACGGacgttgaagttgaaaaggaaAAGGAACCTGAATGCCCTCAGGTAACTGCTGAAGAATTGCATTCAGTTGAGTTGGTTTTGAGCATAGGACCAACATTGGAAGAAGATAAAGGAAAAAAACAAACTAAGGGGAGAAAAACCACAAAGCCAAAGCAAGTTCCAAAACAAGTTATCCCAAAAGGGTTAAATGAACTGCTTTACAAGACAATAgaacaagcaaaaacaagagatgAGAAAAGATGTGCAGATCTTGGAGACAAATATTGTTCCCCTTACTGCAATAGAGTGGTAAACATGCATGAAGCACTCTTGAACCAAGAATTGAGTGTGATCCGCTTCACATTTGCGACATTTGCAGACTTGCA AGAAGAATTTTACCGATCAAAAACTGAGGTTGCAACATTCAAAGCTGTGTTTGAAAGCTTCTACAGGGAACAATACGTAGCATCGAACGGAATATATGCATTTGTAGATATTCTAAACCTTGAAGAGAAGAAAAGGGATAGAAAATCATCACCACACAGATTCTTCTTGTATTCCACAATGATG CCGGATATCTTTTACGACGAGGAGAAATACACAGACAACCAACGACTAAAAATATTTGCCTCAAATTTTAAAGACATGTTACTGAGATATGAGGTAAAAAAACTTGATTCGGTTGACCTGGTGTTTATTCCGGTACTTCAAGGTGACCACTTCTATGTCTTGTGCTTCAACTTGAAATCCGACAAAATTGAGCTGATTGACAATTCAGCAGCTGAACAAAACTTCAAGGATAGATACAAAGGGCTTCCAGACACACTGTAA